One Nicotiana tomentosiformis chromosome 4, ASM39032v3, whole genome shotgun sequence genomic window carries:
- the LOC138910224 gene encoding uncharacterized protein yields the protein MPLVEALEQMPGYAKFMKDLVIKKRSLNFETIKVIHQVSEIVHSMAHKLKDPDAFTIPCTIGSTEFAKTLCDLGSNFVILDCEVDYEVPIILRRSFLATGKAFCVVEAGELTLRVGDEKVVFHV from the exons atgccattagttgaagctttagaacaaatgcctggttatgcaaagtttatgaaggatcttgtgatAAAGAAGCGATcattgaattttgaaactatcaaggtcattcatcaagtgagtgaaattgtgcactcaatggctcatAAATTGAAAGATCCCGatgctttcacaattccttgtacaattggaagcaCCGAGTTTGCTAaaactctttgtgatcttgggtcaa ATTTTGTTAtcctagattgtgaagttgattatgaggtgccgattattcttagaagatctttccttgctacggggaaggctttTTGTGttgttgaagccggagaactcaccttacgagtgggtgatgaaaaagtggttttccatgtgtga